The Akkermansia sp. RCC_12PD genome contains the following window.
GCAGATAGCGGGCATTCCCGGTGCCATGACGGCTACACTGGGCTGCGTCCTTCCCGGCGTGGCGGCGGCGCTGCTGCTGCACCTTTTTTTCCAAAGGCATCGGCGTTCCCTTTACATCTCCGGCATTCTGGAAGGGTTGAAAGCGGCTTCCGTAGGCCTGATCATGTCCGCGGGCGGAACCATCCTGATGCTGACCTTCTGCGGCACCTTTGACTGGCAATCCGTGGAAAGGGTGGACATTCCCAGCTTCATCCTGTTTGGAGCCGCTCTGTTTGCCCTGAGAAAATGGCGCGTTAACCCCATCCTGCTGATGACTCTGACGGGAGCGGCCGGATACCTTGTTTACGGGCTGCGCTGAATCTCCGTCAATCCGCTCCTTTCTCCAAGGAAAAGGCATGGCGGCGGAAAAAACAGGCGGCCTTCTTCCCGGCCTCCATAGCTGAAAA
Protein-coding sequences here:
- a CDS encoding chromate transporter gives rise to the protein MQMLWQLFSAFLQIGAFSIGGGYAVIPMIRDQVVIHHGWITQKVFTDIITISQMTPGPLAINTSTFVGLQIAGIPGAMTATLGCVLPGVAAALLLHLFFQRHRRSLYISGILEGLKAASVGLIMSAGGTILMLTFCGTFDWQSVERVDIPSFILFGAALFALRKWRVNPILLMTLTGAAGYLVYGLR